A stretch of the Vigna radiata var. radiata cultivar VC1973A chromosome 7, Vradiata_ver6, whole genome shotgun sequence genome encodes the following:
- the LOC106765977 gene encoding probable transcription factor KAN2: MELFPVQPDLSLKITPPNTKSTSSNWNKRTKEEEMDLGFWKRALESKTLKTDLSLSNPRVFSSSSSNTNTLNPNHFHNNTANTIQQNHFFHHQDLPIRGIPLYQNPPFSFPPSSSTPFLNSRFPPKRNIRAPRMRWTTALHARFVHVVQLLGGHERATPKSVLELMDVKDLTLAHVKSHLQMYRTVKTTDRAAASSGQSDTYDNGCSGDTSEDLVFDRNSPRRSDLSIRQARTSVNQDIGNGSLWNNSSRQALLHGKPNLHSILNLPSVEGMDPKVQSNEISDGNSSSDIAESNGKKPNLDLEFTLGRSL, from the exons ATGGAACTATTCCCAGTACAGCCAGATTTGTCCTTGAAAATTACCCCTCCAAACACCAAATCCACATCAAGTAATTGGAACAAGAGAACCAAAGAAGAGGAGATGGATTTGGGGTTTTGGAAGAGAGCTTTGGAATCAAAAACACTCAAAACAGACCTCTCCCTCTCTAATCCAAgggttttttcttcttcttcttcaaacaCCAACACCCTTAACCCCAACCATTTCCATAACAACACTGCTAATACTATCCAACAAAACCATTTCTTTCACCACCAAGACCTACCCATAAGAGGAATCCCACTCTACCAAAACCCTCCTTTCTCATTTCCTCCCTCTTCTTCAACCCCTTTCCTTAACTCACGCTTCCCTCCCAAGCGTAACATCAGAGCTCCTCGGATGCGTTGGACCACTGCACTCCATGCTCGCTTCGTCCATGTCGTTCAACTTTTGGGTGGCCATGAAA GGGCTACACCCAAATCAGTTCTTGAGCTAATGGATGTAAAGGATCTCACTTTAGCCCATGTTAAATCTCACTTGCAG ATGTACCGAACAGTGAAAACTACTGATAGAGCTGCGGCATCATCGG ggCAATCTGATACTTATGATAATGGGTGTTCTGGAGATACTTCTGAAGACTTGGTGTTTGATAGAAACTCTCCAAGGAGGTCTGATCTATCTATTAGGCAGGCAAGAACAAGTGTTAATCAAGATATTGGAAATGGTAGCCTTTGGAACAACTCTTCAAG GCAAGCCTTGTTGCATGGCAAGCCAAACCTTCATTCCATTCTCAACCTGCCTTCTGTTGAG GGAATGGATCCAAAGGTCCAAAGCAATGAAATATCAGATGGAAACTCATCCTCAGACATTGCAGAATCAAATGGCAAGAAGCCAAATTTGGATTTGGAGTTCACCTTAGGTCGATCACTTTGA